A single Seriola aureovittata isolate HTS-2021-v1 ecotype China chromosome 19, ASM2101889v1, whole genome shotgun sequence DNA region contains:
- the runx2b gene encoding runt-related transcription factor 2b isoform X1, with product MASNSLFSTVTPCQQNFFWDPSASRRFSPPSSSLQPVPGKMNDVSSPAGQPDAAAAVPRLRPHENRSMAEIIADHPAELVRTDSPNFLCSVLPSHWRCNKTLPVAFKVVALGDIPDGTVVTVMAGNDENYSAELRNASGVMKNQVARFNDLRFVGRSGRGKSFTLTITVFTNPPQVATYHRAIKVTVDGPREPRRHRQKLEDPPKTGLFSDRLSELERMRVRVTVPTQGPRPTLNTAANSFNPQGQTQITDPRQSQSSPPWSYEQTYPSYLSPMASPSVHSTTPLSSSRGTGLPAISDVPRRLPGSSDLSPFPGQFERQFPGLSSLTETRFSSPRMHYPATFTYTPPVTSAMSLGSAHYHTYLPPPYPGSTQSQSGPFQTSSTPYLYYGASSGSYQFSMVPGGDRSPSRMIPPCTSASTGTSLVNPNLPSQTEGGVDGDGSHSNSPTVLNPGGRMDEAVWRPY from the exons ATCCCAGCGCCAGTCGGAGGTTCAGTCCGCCGTCCAGTAGCCTCCAGCCGGTCCCAGGGAAGATGAACGATGTGAGCTCTCCAGCCGGGCAGCCGGACGCAGCGGCGGCGGTGCCAAGACTGCGTCCCCACGAAAACCGCAGCATGGCCGAGATCATCGCCGACCACCCGGCCGAGTTGGTCCGGACCGACAGCCCCAACTTTCTCTGCTCGGTCCTGCCCTCCCACTGGCGGTGCAACAAGACGCTGCCTGTCGCCTTTAAG GTGGTCGCCCTGGGAGACATACCTGACGGGACTGTTGTCACAGTAATGGCGGGGAATGATGAGAACTACTCCGCTGAGCTGCGGAATGCCTCAGGTGTGATGAAGAACCAGGTAGCGCGCTTCAACGACCTTCGCTTCGTGGGCCGCAGCGGCAGAG GCAAGAGCTTCACGCTGACAATCACAGTATTCACCAACCCACCACAAGTGGCCACTTACCACCGAGCCATAAAGGTCACCGTGGATGGACCACGTGAGCCCAGGA ggcaTCGTCAAAAGCTCGAGGACCCTCCAAAGACTGGTCTCTTCTCGGACCGCCTCAGTGAGCTCGAGAGGATGAGGGTGAGGGTCACCGTTCCCACTCAAGGCCCCAGGCCAACTCTCAACACGGCAGCCAACTCCTTCAACCCGCAGGGACAGACGCAGATAACAG ACCCTCGTCAGTCCCAGTCCTCTCCTCCCTGGTCATATGAACAGACGTACCCGTCCTACCTGAGTCCAATGGCATCCCCCTCAGTCCACTCCAccacccccctctcctccagccGAGGCACGGGCCTGCCTGCCATCAGTGACGTGCCTAGACGATTGCCAG gTTCTTCCGACCTGAGCCCATTCCCTGGCCAGTTTGAGCGTCAGTTCCCGggcctctcctccctcacagaGACTCGTTTCTCCAGCCCTCGGATGCACTACCCGGCCACCTTCACCTACACCCCGCCTGTCACCTCCGCCATGTCGCTGGGCAGCGCCCACTACCACACCTACCTTCCCCCTCCTTACCCAGGCTCCACCCAGAGCCAGAGCGGACCCTTTCAGACCAGCAGCACACCCTATCTCTACTATGGAGCGTCATCCGGCTCGTACCAGTTCTCCATGGTTCCCGGCGGGGATCGCTCACCTTCCCGGATGATCCCGCCTTGCACTAGCGCCTCCACGGGCACCTCCCTGGTGAACCCCAACCTGCCCAGCCAGACGGAGGGAGGGGTGGACGGCGACGGGAGCCACAGTAACTCCCCAACAGTTCTCAACCCTGGAGGCCGCATGGATGAAGCTGTCTGGAGGCCATATTGA
- the runx2b gene encoding runt-related transcription factor 2b isoform X2 has product MNDVSSPAGQPDAAAAVPRLRPHENRSMAEIIADHPAELVRTDSPNFLCSVLPSHWRCNKTLPVAFKVVALGDIPDGTVVTVMAGNDENYSAELRNASGVMKNQVARFNDLRFVGRSGRGKSFTLTITVFTNPPQVATYHRAIKVTVDGPREPRRHRQKLEDPPKTGLFSDRLSELERMRVRVTVPTQGPRPTLNTAANSFNPQGQTQITDPRQSQSSPPWSYEQTYPSYLSPMASPSVHSTTPLSSSRGTGLPAISDVPRRLPGSSDLSPFPGQFERQFPGLSSLTETRFSSPRMHYPATFTYTPPVTSAMSLGSAHYHTYLPPPYPGSTQSQSGPFQTSSTPYLYYGASSGSYQFSMVPGGDRSPSRMIPPCTSASTGTSLVNPNLPSQTEGGVDGDGSHSNSPTVLNPGGRMDEAVWRPY; this is encoded by the exons ATGAACGATGTGAGCTCTCCAGCCGGGCAGCCGGACGCAGCGGCGGCGGTGCCAAGACTGCGTCCCCACGAAAACCGCAGCATGGCCGAGATCATCGCCGACCACCCGGCCGAGTTGGTCCGGACCGACAGCCCCAACTTTCTCTGCTCGGTCCTGCCCTCCCACTGGCGGTGCAACAAGACGCTGCCTGTCGCCTTTAAG GTGGTCGCCCTGGGAGACATACCTGACGGGACTGTTGTCACAGTAATGGCGGGGAATGATGAGAACTACTCCGCTGAGCTGCGGAATGCCTCAGGTGTGATGAAGAACCAGGTAGCGCGCTTCAACGACCTTCGCTTCGTGGGCCGCAGCGGCAGAG GCAAGAGCTTCACGCTGACAATCACAGTATTCACCAACCCACCACAAGTGGCCACTTACCACCGAGCCATAAAGGTCACCGTGGATGGACCACGTGAGCCCAGGA ggcaTCGTCAAAAGCTCGAGGACCCTCCAAAGACTGGTCTCTTCTCGGACCGCCTCAGTGAGCTCGAGAGGATGAGGGTGAGGGTCACCGTTCCCACTCAAGGCCCCAGGCCAACTCTCAACACGGCAGCCAACTCCTTCAACCCGCAGGGACAGACGCAGATAACAG ACCCTCGTCAGTCCCAGTCCTCTCCTCCCTGGTCATATGAACAGACGTACCCGTCCTACCTGAGTCCAATGGCATCCCCCTCAGTCCACTCCAccacccccctctcctccagccGAGGCACGGGCCTGCCTGCCATCAGTGACGTGCCTAGACGATTGCCAG gTTCTTCCGACCTGAGCCCATTCCCTGGCCAGTTTGAGCGTCAGTTCCCGggcctctcctccctcacagaGACTCGTTTCTCCAGCCCTCGGATGCACTACCCGGCCACCTTCACCTACACCCCGCCTGTCACCTCCGCCATGTCGCTGGGCAGCGCCCACTACCACACCTACCTTCCCCCTCCTTACCCAGGCTCCACCCAGAGCCAGAGCGGACCCTTTCAGACCAGCAGCACACCCTATCTCTACTATGGAGCGTCATCCGGCTCGTACCAGTTCTCCATGGTTCCCGGCGGGGATCGCTCACCTTCCCGGATGATCCCGCCTTGCACTAGCGCCTCCACGGGCACCTCCCTGGTGAACCCCAACCTGCCCAGCCAGACGGAGGGAGGGGTGGACGGCGACGGGAGCCACAGTAACTCCCCAACAGTTCTCAACCCTGGAGGCCGCATGGATGAAGCTGTCTGGAGGCCATATTGA